In a genomic window of Xenopus laevis strain J_2021 chromosome 5S, Xenopus_laevis_v10.1, whole genome shotgun sequence:
- the popdc3.S gene encoding popeye domain-containing protein 3, protein MGENVTFWERLVIGHPVCSDWKQEAEGSIYHLASVLFVLGCMGGSGYFGLLYVYILFAISFLCISIWAWMDVCAADVFSWNFILLLICIVQIIHLAYQLRSVTFDKEFQDVYSAIFKPLGISLTIFRKIISYCNAEVVTLERDHCYAVQGKTPIDKLSLLVSGRIRVTVDGEFLHYIFPLQFLDSPEWDSLKPSEEGIFQVTLTAETKCRYVTWRRKKLYLLFAKHRFLARLFSLLISSDIADKLYTLNEKVFVDSGFRFDIRLPNYYHRALSDQEPSTSPMIRIQKSP, encoded by the exons ATGGGAGAAAATGTGACTTTCTGGGAGAGACTTGTGATAGGACATCCAGTGTGTAGTGACTGGAAGCAGGAGGCCGAAGGATCCATTTACCACCTGGCCAGTGTTCTCTTTGTATTGGGCTGCATGGGAGGAAGTGGATACTTTGGGCTTCTCTATGTGTACATTTTATTTGCTATAAGTTTCCTCTGCATCTCTATATGGGCTTGGATGGATGTTTGTGCTGCCGATGTGTTCTCCTGGAACTTTATCCTTCTTCTGATCTGTATTGTGCAGATCATTCACCTtgcctatcagctgaggagtgtCACATTTGACAAAGAATTCCAAGATGTGTACTCTGCAATTTTCAAACCCCTTGGGATCTCGCTAACTATATTTCGGAAGATCATCTCATACTGTAATGCAGAGGTAGTGACGCTGGAAAGAGATCATTGTTATGCTGTTCaaggaaaaacgcccattgacaaaCTCTCTCTGCTTGTATCAGGAAG GATACGAGTAACAGTAGATGGGGAGTTCCTTCATTACATTTTTCCTCTTCAGTTCCTGGATTCTCCAGAATGGGACTCGCTTAAACCTTCAGAAGAAGGGATTTTTCAG GTAACTCTTACTGCTGAAACAAAGTGCCGATATGTTACTTGGAGGCGGAAGAAACTGTATTTGTTATTTGCAAAGCACCGTTTTCTCGCTAGACTGTTTTCACTGTTGATTAGCAGTGACATTGCTGATAAACTGTACACACTGAATGAAAAAGTCTTCGTAGACAGTGGTTTTCGATTTGACATTAGGCTACCAAACTATTACCACAGGGCATTATCAGACCAAGAACCATCAACATCTCCCATGATCCGGATTCAGAAATCTCCTTGA